Below is a window of Arabidopsis thaliana chromosome 2, partial sequence DNA.
gaaaagaaactaataaagaagattagaaaacaaaaacaaagaagaaaagagtacGTTAACAGAGAGGAGATCGTTGAGGAACGCCTTTTCGCCGATTGATGCAAGCAGAAATATCGTCAGGATCCTCCGAAACTTCTTTATAACTATTAGCCGATTTAGCGCAAAGGCAAAAACCAGTCCTTTTTTTCCTCACGACATGGGTGGTGGTTGCGGCATAAGCAGCCGCCGCACCCGCATTGTTGTTATCCGAGGAAGCTGAGGACCAGCTCATGGACTCATCGCCGTCTACCACAGTTGATCGAGGAGTCTCGTAGGCCGCCACTTCATCATCTGTCAGTAAGTCTTGTGGGATGATGTAGTCAGGACCTAGGGTTAGAGTGTGGCATGGCTTGAGGAATGGGGTTATGTCCCTGTAACGTTTCATCACAAAGTCCACCTACAtgtatataaaccaaaaccttTTATATAATCACATAGATTACTACATGCTCAAAAAGCTTAGA
It encodes the following:
- a CDS encoding PLATZ transcription factor family protein, whose protein sequence is MKPAWLDALYAEKFFVGCPYHETAKKNERNVCCLDCCTSLCPHCVPSHRFHRLLQVRRYVYHDVVRLEDLQKLIDCSNVQAYTINSAKVVFIKKRPQNRQFKGAGNYCTSCDRSLQEPYIHCSLGCKVDFVMKRYRDITPFLKPCHTLTLGPDYIIPQDLLTDDEVAAYETPRSTVVDGDESMSWSSASSDNNNAGAAAAYAATTTHVVRKKRTGFCLCAKSANSYKEVSEDPDDISACINRRKGVPQRSPLC